In Doryrhamphus excisus isolate RoL2022-K1 chromosome 7, RoL_Dexc_1.0, whole genome shotgun sequence, one genomic interval encodes:
- the mesd gene encoding LRP chaperone MESD, producing MAPDFRWQCFVLLFCTFLLYSTATDGKEKPRKKKDIRDYNDADMARLLEEWEKDDDIEEGDLPEHRRSPPPIDFSKVDASKPEELLKMSKKGRTLMVFATVSGDPTEKETEEITGLWQGSLFNANYDIQRFVVGSNRVIFMLRDGSLAWEVKDFLQSQERCLEVTVEGQVFPGKAASKDDGKHKQQNDANAKKTKKKKTESKKVDLEGNRASGGKQEL from the exons ATGGCGCCTGACTTTCGGTGGCAGTGTTTTGTGCTCCtcttttgtacttttttgcTTTATTCTACAGCGACTGACGGCAAAGAGAAGCCGAGGAAGAAGAAGGACATCAGAGACTACAATGACGCAGACATGGCGAGGCTACTTGAAGAATGGGAG AAGGATGACGACATCGAGGAGGGAGATCTTCCAGAGCATCGCAGGTCTCCTCCTCCCATTGACTTCTCCAAGGTGGACGCGTCCAAACCTGAAGAGCTGCTAAAGATGTCCAAGAAGGGCCGCACCCTCATGGTGTTTGCCACGGTGTCGGGAGACCCCACGGAGAAGGAGACGGAGGAGATAACAGGCCTGTGGCAGGGCAGCCTCTTCAATGCCAACTATGACATTCAAAG GTTCGTGGTGGGCTCCAACAGGGTGATTTTCATGCTCCGAGATGGAAGCTTAGCTTGGGAAGTGAAAGACTTCCTGCAGAGCCAGGAACGATGCTTGGAGGTCACGGTAGAAGGACAGGTATTCCCAGGGAAGGCTGCCAGCAAAGACGACGGCAAACACAAGCAGCAGAATGACGCGAACGCCAAGAagaccaagaaaaaaaagacggaGAGTAAAAAGGTAGATTTAGAGGGGAACAGAGCCAGCGGTGGGAAACAGGAACTATGA
- the tlnrd1 gene encoding talin rod domain-containing protein 1, with protein MASGGSGKSAGEGSTGAPGGSLQQRKRLSSVCDACKAKMQLVADLLLLSSETRPVMTSEGVALADTFDQCRDTVIARTKELSILTHDIQSQLNMGRFTEVGDRLSEMADLVVSLTECSAHAAYLAAVETPGSQPCSPGLVDRYKVTRCRHEVEQSCGVLRATSLPDLTPQLLLELSQNISTNLKTLTDISSLASERSRDRFAKEQFKLSVKSMSTSGTAFLACVKEIKTQPGELTRNRCVLFSAALVHAVNALVGFATEPQFLGRAAIVSAEGKGVQTAVLGGAMSVVSACVLLTQGLRDVAQHPESSSKMADYRERLRNSACAISDGCTLLTQALRERSSPRTLPPVNSHSVN; from the coding sequence ATGGCGAGCGGCGGTTCCGGCAAATCGGCCGGCGAGGGATCCACCGGCGCCCCCGGTGGCAGTCTGCAACAGAGGAAGCGTCTCTCGTCCGTGTGCGACGCGTGCAAGGCCAAGATGCAGCTGGTCGCCGACCTCCTGCTGTTGTCCAGCGAGACCAGGCCGGTGATGACTTCCGAGGGCGTGGCGTTGGCCGACACCTTCGACCAATGCCGCGACACGGTCATTGCACGGACCAAAGAGCTCTCCATCCTCACGCATGACATCCAGAGCCAGCTCAACATGGGCCGCTTCACCGAGGTGGGCGACCGCTTGTCAGAGATGGCCGATTTGGTGGTTTCTTTGACCGAGTGCTCCGCCCACGCGGCGTATCTGGCAGCTGTGGAGACGCCCGGCTCGCAGCCTTGCTCGCCGGGTCTAGTGGACCGCTACAAAGTGACTCGCTGTCGTCACGAGGTTGAACAAAGCTGCGGCGTCCTCCGAGCGACCTCCTTGCCGGATCTAACCCCCCAGCTCCTTCTGGAGCTCTCCCAGAACATCTCCACCAACCTCAAGACTCTGACGGACATCTCGTCACTGGCCAGCGAGAGGTCCAGAGACCGCTTTGCCAAAGAGCAGTTCAAGCTGAGCGTCAAGAGCATGAGCACCAGCGGCACCGCCTTCTTGGCGTGTGTGAAGGAGATCAAGACTCAGCCAGGTGAGCTCACCAGGAACCGTTGTGTCCTTTTCAGCGCCGCTCTCGTCCACGCCGTCAACGCTCTGGTCGGGTTCGCTACGGAGCCGCAGTTCCTGGGAAGAGCTGCGATTGTCTCCGCCGAAGGCAAAGGCGTACAGACCGCAGTGCTGGGAGGCGCCATGAGCGTGGTTTCGGCCTGCGTCCTCCTCACCCAGGGACTCAGGGACGTCGCCCAGCACCCTGAGAGCAgctccaaaatggccgactaccGGGAGCGCCTGCGGAACTCTGCGTGCGCTATATCAGACGGCTGCACGCTGCTCACTCAGGCCCTCAGAGAGCGCTCCTCGCCGAGGACTCTGCCGCCAGTCAACTCTCATTCTGTGAATTAG